From a single Brassica oleracea var. oleracea cultivar TO1000 chromosome C5, BOL, whole genome shotgun sequence genomic region:
- the LOC106292215 gene encoding uncharacterized protein LOC106292215, with protein MMFLLVGGTRKLRSFSTAAAQPYLLVREREVTLKSSSERVVTLNLLDPCKLEMVKIPGKTLPTEVAKSLRIGSSKGWVALTDLQNSKLRLTNLFNPCASSPTTITLPPLDGSVARVSKVSLSASPNQRDCVVTSGC; from the coding sequence ATGATGTTTCTCCTTGTCGGCGGAACCAGGAAGCTCCGATCGTTCTCCACGGCGGCGGCGCAGCCATATCTCCTGGTCAGAGAGAGGGAGGTCACCTTGAAGTCCTCCAGTGAAAGAGTGGTCACCTTAAATCTGTTGGATCCGTGTAAGCTTGAGATGGTGAAGATCCCCGGCAAGACTCTCCCGACGGAGGTTGCTAAGTCGTTGAGGATAGGTTCATCCAAGGGATGGGTGGCTCTGACGGACCTTCAAAATTCGAAACTGCGTCTCACTAATCTATTTAACCCTTGTGCCTCTTCACCAACAACAATAACACTACCCCCTCTCGACGGGTCAGTTGCCCGAGTTTCCAAGGTCTCTCTCTCAGCATCCCCGAACCAACGTGACTGTGTAGTTACTAGTGGCTGCTAA